The Acidicapsa acidisoli genome window below encodes:
- a CDS encoding DUF499 domain-containing protein, with product MLALTLREEFRGKLLKGTAIELSNDTNTGATQIAAQEFLGITYPTHDLLKGIEAVGPNQGRPVAVVGERGLGKSHLMAALYHAVNDADSTHKWLNYWATTLGEPSIGKIALRSGMLVIGESLHRQRYKFLWDLLFERHPHGNFIRGKWEGMGAAKTDIPSDKLIIELLQHTPTMLLLDEFQTWYDGLTNTKQYPWKNWAFNFIQILSEIAKERPDLLVLVISVRNGGSDAYQQVHRVNPIAIDFKAGGNAERIQQDRRRMLLHRLFDNRLQIPAVNVESLLATHITEYFRLLDVLPSEQDRKRKEFTESWPFAPHLLRLLEEQVLIATDAQETRDMIRILASLYKSRGEAVPILTAADFRLDDEASGIGALLDSVSNEHHRKLRAKAQQNIISVTEAVPSYASLAPHLQDVMGALWLRSIAVGNLVGAEPATLQADITRDKAIDDNAFQVELATVVENSFNIHQDGLRLVFKDEENPQAKLIACARNDKLFSDGSDLTRLAKEIRHVITGSDQVEKAFRVIALPGNWLTDPWSTLEESEQPDHWDDRLPILVLPEEPDKLNERLGYWIKDHLQKRRNTIRFLLPRNGSLNAYQDRDLLILARAEMKALEWSSQSPEYKKLNTKYQGELRDILKKRYDRFAVLHRWNFIDPSQCEFSVENLQKQGAQIPEAIDESLTNDLFVPEDFEDLVLEAAGNSTSVGKLLVELQEPRPAGKDCIPWLGETSMKERILRLCARGKIAINLRGLEFLQAQPGEDQETAWKRMRPKLSFTGQHLKEVFLLVPSAVPTTGGTAPIAPQSPGNQNGGGTVVGVTASQPTLFGSGTAVGGFTTPPSSGGGIYGGDPTSAVSKPHVSLNNPPTSPLNLIGKLEGWGVGPATQVAEVTLKVSSATGAQLKELLKKLPDGMIFELSLEKEDNG from the coding sequence ATGCTTGCATTGACTCTACGAGAAGAATTCCGCGGCAAACTCCTCAAAGGAACAGCAATTGAGCTGTCAAACGACACGAACACCGGTGCAACCCAGATCGCTGCACAGGAGTTCTTGGGGATTACGTACCCCACGCATGACTTGCTGAAGGGGATTGAGGCTGTAGGTCCGAATCAGGGCCGGCCCGTTGCTGTGGTCGGAGAGCGAGGTCTCGGCAAGTCGCACTTAATGGCGGCCCTCTATCACGCGGTGAATGATGCAGATTCCACTCATAAGTGGCTCAATTACTGGGCAACCACCCTCGGTGAACCAAGTATTGGCAAGATCGCCCTACGCAGCGGAATGCTAGTTATCGGGGAAAGCCTGCACCGACAGCGCTATAAATTCTTATGGGACCTCCTGTTCGAGCGCCATCCACACGGGAATTTCATCAGAGGCAAATGGGAAGGCATGGGAGCGGCAAAAACCGATATCCCGTCAGATAAACTGATCATTGAATTACTGCAGCACACGCCTACGATGCTGCTTCTGGACGAGTTCCAGACTTGGTACGACGGTCTGACGAACACCAAGCAATACCCATGGAAGAATTGGGCATTCAACTTCATTCAGATTTTGTCGGAAATTGCCAAAGAGCGCCCTGATTTACTGGTGCTTGTGATTTCGGTTCGCAATGGTGGCAGCGACGCTTATCAGCAGGTACATCGTGTCAACCCGATAGCCATCGACTTTAAGGCTGGCGGTAATGCCGAACGCATTCAACAGGACCGTCGGCGGATGCTGTTGCACCGGCTGTTTGACAACCGACTTCAGATTCCGGCAGTCAATGTTGAGTCCTTGCTCGCCACACATATCACAGAATACTTCCGCCTCCTAGACGTGTTGCCATCTGAGCAGGATCGCAAGCGCAAAGAATTCACTGAGTCGTGGCCTTTCGCACCGCATCTGCTGCGCTTGCTGGAAGAGCAGGTGCTGATTGCGACCGACGCGCAGGAAACGCGCGACATGATCCGCATTCTTGCCAGCCTTTATAAGAGTCGCGGCGAGGCTGTCCCGATTCTCACCGCCGCAGACTTCAGGTTGGACGATGAAGCATCCGGTATCGGTGCGCTACTGGACTCGGTATCGAACGAACATCACCGTAAGCTGCGGGCAAAAGCTCAGCAAAACATCATTTCGGTGACAGAAGCTGTCCCTTCCTATGCCAGCCTCGCACCACATCTCCAGGATGTCATGGGCGCATTGTGGTTGCGCTCAATCGCGGTGGGCAATCTTGTCGGTGCCGAGCCAGCTACCCTGCAAGCAGACATCACGCGCGACAAAGCCATCGATGACAACGCTTTTCAGGTTGAGCTGGCCACGGTCGTCGAGAACAGCTTCAACATTCATCAGGATGGTCTGCGGTTGGTGTTCAAGGATGAAGAGAACCCACAGGCGAAACTCATTGCCTGCGCACGCAATGACAAGCTCTTTTCGGATGGCTCTGATCTCACCCGACTTGCCAAAGAAATCCGCCACGTAATTACCGGCTCAGATCAAGTTGAGAAGGCGTTTCGTGTTATTGCGCTTCCCGGCAATTGGCTGACCGATCCATGGTCTACGCTTGAAGAGTCCGAACAGCCGGACCATTGGGACGACCGTCTGCCGATCCTCGTTTTACCTGAGGAGCCAGACAAACTTAATGAACGACTCGGCTATTGGATCAAGGACCATCTTCAGAAGCGGCGAAACACGATTCGGTTTCTATTGCCGCGCAACGGTTCATTGAATGCCTACCAGGATCGAGATCTGCTAATCCTTGCGCGTGCCGAAATGAAAGCATTGGAATGGAGCAGTCAAAGCCCGGAATACAAGAAGCTGAACACGAAATATCAGGGTGAGCTACGAGATATTCTCAAGAAGCGCTATGACCGTTTTGCAGTGCTCCATCGCTGGAACTTCATTGATCCGAGCCAGTGTGAATTCAGCGTTGAAAATCTCCAGAAGCAAGGGGCGCAGATTCCCGAAGCTATCGACGAATCGCTGACCAACGACCTTTTTGTGCCTGAGGATTTCGAAGACCTGGTACTCGAAGCTGCTGGCAATAGTACGTCCGTTGGCAAGCTTCTCGTCGAGCTTCAAGAACCCCGGCCTGCAGGAAAAGACTGCATTCCCTGGCTTGGTGAGACTTCAATGAAGGAGCGCATTCTGCGGCTCTGCGCCCGCGGCAAGATTGCGATCAACCTTAGAGGGCTGGAATTCCTGCAAGCACAGCCTGGCGAGGATCAAGAAACCGCATGGAAGCGGATGCGCCCAAAACTCTCGTTTACTGGACAGCACCTGAAAGAAGTCTTCCTGTTAGTGCCGTCTGCGGTTCCGACAACAGGTGGGACAGCGCCCATCGCGCCTCAGTCACCTGGGAACCAGAACGGCGGAGGGACAGTCGTCGGTGTGACTGCGTCGCAACCCACCCTGTTCGGCAGCGGAACCGCAGTTGGAGGTTTCACCACGCCACCTTCCAGTGGCGGTGGGATTTATGGCGGCGACCCTACGAGTGCTGTCAGCAAGCCACACGTAAGCCTGAACAACCCGCCCACGTCGCCGCTGAACCTAATAGGCAAACTCGAAGGTTGGGGCGTAGGCCCGGCAACCCAGGTCGCCGAGGTAACACTGAAAGTGTCGAGCGCAACCGGAGCCCAGCTCAAGGAACTGCTTAAGAAGTTGCCGGATGGCATGATCTTCGAGTTGAGTCTTGAGAAGGAGGACAACGGATGA
- a CDS encoding DUF2188 domain-containing protein, producing the protein MRRPDSERASDVLPTQREAIERARELNPNRTPLVERVRDTTHGNRDKWRKP; encoded by the coding sequence GTGAGAAGACCTGATTCTGAAAGAGCCAGTGATGTCCTACCTACGCAGAGAGAAGCCATCGAGAGAGCACGGGAACTAAACCCAAATCGGACGCCGCTCGTTGAGCGGGTGCGAGATACGACTCATGGTAACCGGGACAAGTGGCGTAAGCCATAG
- a CDS encoding helix-turn-helix domain-containing protein, producing MGKTTPTLLPRLSRLLQGFGGNLKLARLRRKYSSETVAQRAGITRRTLSKVEQGDPTVSFGVYARVMQILRLEDDLAQLAVDDVLGRKLQDAGLTPKRRAPKKSSAKQPEAVFPDDERRVD from the coding sequence ATGGGAAAGACAACCCCAACACTGCTGCCCCGACTCAGCCGCCTCCTGCAGGGGTTTGGCGGAAATCTGAAGCTCGCCCGATTACGGCGGAAGTATTCGTCCGAGACGGTCGCCCAGCGTGCAGGTATCACGCGCAGAACGCTTTCGAAAGTTGAGCAGGGCGATCCAACCGTCTCCTTCGGCGTCTACGCCCGCGTCATGCAGATCCTCCGGTTGGAAGACGACCTAGCTCAGTTGGCCGTCGATGATGTGCTTGGCCGCAAGTTGCAGGACGCCGGACTCACACCGAAGCGGAGAGCCCCGAAGAAGTCGTCGGCGAAACAGCCTGAAGCTGTCTTCCCCGATGACGAACGGAGGGTTGATTAA
- a CDS encoding type II toxin-antitoxin system HipA family toxin gives MARFDTVQVHVDLNRSGQSAVMGELHCQQSGAGEIFSFKYDESWLARPEVFAFDPDLALSAGHQYPAADRTNFGIFLDSSPDRWGRALMQRRENSRARKEKRRPRTLTEWDFLLGVHDETRLGALRFRLPPDGPFIDSDAQFAAPPITSIRELQAASLQFEEHMNEEEHPEYEKWLTQLFAPGTSLGGARPKASVRDEAGALCMAKFPSRQDTRDVGGWELVAHRLAFKAGIVVPDARSLRLQESPYTTFLVKRFDRNAHGGRLAFVSAMTLTQHRDGEAGASYLELVDLLQSRGSKRESDCEQLFRRVLFNIMIHNTDDHLRNHGFFIDELGVRLSPAYDMNPSIDRTELSLAINEVDSACEVSIAMDAYKDYGLSVQHAALVRKEVQAAVATWREEASRLHISRTEQDLIAPAFEHAGEG, from the coding sequence ATGGCTCGATTCGATACCGTTCAGGTGCATGTCGATCTAAACCGTTCCGGCCAGTCCGCCGTGATGGGCGAGCTGCACTGCCAACAAAGTGGCGCCGGCGAGATCTTCTCCTTCAAGTATGACGAAAGCTGGCTGGCTCGTCCCGAGGTCTTCGCATTCGACCCGGACCTTGCGCTCTCTGCGGGCCATCAATACCCCGCGGCAGATCGGACGAACTTCGGCATTTTTCTCGATTCGTCGCCGGACCGCTGGGGAAGGGCGCTCATGCAGCGCCGCGAGAATTCGCGTGCCAGGAAGGAAAAGCGCAGACCGCGGACACTAACTGAATGGGACTTCCTTCTGGGGGTACATGATGAAACTCGGTTGGGAGCGCTGCGTTTTCGACTGCCCCCGGACGGCCCTTTTATCGACAGCGATGCACAGTTTGCCGCGCCGCCAATCACGTCTATACGAGAGCTGCAAGCGGCCAGCCTCCAATTTGAAGAGCATATGAATGAGGAGGAGCATCCGGAGTACGAAAAGTGGCTGACTCAGCTCTTCGCTCCAGGAACGTCGCTGGGGGGCGCGCGCCCTAAGGCATCGGTGCGAGATGAGGCAGGCGCGCTTTGTATGGCTAAATTCCCAAGCAGGCAAGACACCAGGGATGTTGGCGGCTGGGAACTGGTAGCCCATCGGCTCGCTTTCAAGGCCGGAATCGTCGTCCCGGATGCTCGGTCACTCCGCCTTCAGGAAAGTCCGTACACGACCTTCCTCGTAAAGCGGTTCGATCGCAATGCGCACGGAGGCCGATTGGCTTTCGTTTCTGCCATGACCCTCACGCAGCATCGAGACGGAGAAGCTGGCGCCAGCTATCTTGAGCTTGTGGATCTGCTGCAGTCCCGCGGCTCCAAGAGAGAGTCAGATTGCGAGCAACTGTTTCGTCGCGTGCTCTTCAATATCATGATCCATAATACTGACGATCACTTGCGCAACCACGGCTTCTTCATCGACGAACTGGGTGTCCGCCTCTCGCCGGCCTACGATATGAACCCGTCGATTGATCGCACAGAATTATCGCTGGCAATCAATGAGGTCGATTCGGCCTGTGAGGTTTCGATTGCGATGGATGCTTACAAGGACTACGGCCTGTCAGTTCAACACGCCGCGCTTGTGCGGAAAGAGGTACAAGCAGCAGTCGCAACCTGGCGGGAAGAAGCAAGCCGCTTGCACATCTCCCGAACAGAACAGGATCTGATCGCACCCGCCTTCGAACATGCCGGAGAAGGATAA
- a CDS encoding phospholipase D-like domain-containing protein, translating to MSEFFRVLADVPWAQHAAQQACHHAAEVLDRGARSGADDGSIRVLHNLRWPLLDQFADIATSLGGARRVIISAPYYDQVAIPEICKALAVEHTFLHAHAAGTVEGTAANWPPNSAKIARPVRVNWIDEFSDRPLHAKLFEVLCTKGRFVVSGSANATRAGLLQGGNVEVCAVRIDQKVLSGWAYQPSQALIPQKVTLDVDDSENSNHVCVLTGKLNGMSVLGRVMEPFPAGPSQASCRTAGVWHDCGLVSTDALGRFAIRLSAEASWKDGQMILQLRATSGVLARGFLSQPEFTSVVRRLGTSARSFITFLHEMDVPEDMAAILHYFQQHPEDLLEPQTFSGGGNKSVAPVEKDHTLPVQEESNSDHWHQSNDGHASSKSGSAWERMIQDLIATLTNRVRRDSSEDEDEDSAEDDKTKNAQKKRKAAAEAARRKIELSVPYLFDQIEKANPERVNIALALALLEHAAHEIKMKPSVAHKYFTRLIAIAARRKTWPSGQSLVQAAFVLWGLQFVIAGENGVVLRTRLHLLRCGCNLNLGEMPDISKLSGLWQAIAKAHSAENFWREVCAATVPQEEAARYILSRGVPNLGAFPALSKSPGWKALIGGMHSRVRVYDTLPKACLSCYRVLAARDRDQLQQHAAITHSCGYTLLCTEL from the coding sequence ATGAGCGAATTCTTTCGCGTTCTAGCGGATGTGCCTTGGGCTCAACACGCTGCGCAACAGGCTTGCCACCACGCAGCCGAGGTGCTTGATCGCGGCGCTCGGAGCGGTGCGGACGACGGAAGCATTCGCGTCTTGCACAATCTGCGCTGGCCCTTGCTCGACCAATTCGCAGACATTGCCACCTCTCTCGGAGGTGCTCGTCGCGTGATCATTTCTGCGCCGTACTACGATCAGGTTGCAATTCCAGAGATCTGCAAGGCCTTAGCAGTGGAACATACGTTTCTCCATGCACACGCAGCCGGCACTGTGGAAGGCACAGCCGCAAATTGGCCGCCGAATTCGGCTAAGATCGCTCGACCGGTTCGGGTGAATTGGATCGACGAGTTTAGCGACCGCCCCCTTCACGCGAAGCTATTCGAGGTTCTCTGCACGAAAGGGCGCTTTGTTGTTTCGGGTAGTGCGAATGCGACGCGAGCAGGTCTGCTGCAAGGGGGCAACGTGGAGGTTTGTGCGGTTCGCATCGATCAGAAAGTCTTGTCCGGGTGGGCATATCAACCATCGCAAGCCCTGATCCCCCAAAAAGTGACCCTAGACGTTGACGATAGTGAAAACAGCAATCATGTGTGCGTTCTTACCGGAAAACTCAATGGCATGTCAGTGCTAGGTCGCGTGATGGAACCCTTTCCGGCGGGGCCTTCCCAAGCGTCTTGCCGGACTGCCGGCGTGTGGCACGATTGCGGCTTGGTATCGACCGACGCTCTTGGTCGCTTCGCTATACGTCTATCCGCCGAAGCTAGTTGGAAAGATGGACAAATGATTCTTCAGCTAAGGGCAACAAGTGGCGTGCTGGCCCGCGGATTTCTATCGCAGCCAGAGTTCACCTCTGTTGTTCGTCGCCTGGGGACCTCAGCACGAAGCTTTATAACATTTCTGCACGAAATGGATGTGCCGGAGGATATGGCCGCAATTCTGCATTATTTTCAGCAGCATCCAGAAGATCTCTTGGAGCCTCAGACGTTCTCCGGAGGAGGGAATAAATCGGTTGCGCCTGTTGAAAAGGACCACACTCTCCCTGTACAGGAAGAGTCGAATTCTGACCACTGGCATCAATCGAACGATGGTCACGCTTCTTCGAAGTCGGGCAGCGCCTGGGAGCGAATGATTCAAGATTTGATCGCGACGTTGACGAATCGAGTAAGACGGGACTCAAGTGAAGATGAAGATGAGGACAGTGCAGAAGACGATAAAACGAAGAACGCGCAGAAAAAAAGGAAAGCAGCTGCTGAGGCGGCGCGGCGGAAGATTGAATTGAGCGTTCCATATCTGTTCGACCAAATCGAGAAGGCAAATCCGGAGCGAGTAAATATAGCACTGGCCTTAGCGCTATTGGAACATGCAGCTCATGAAATTAAAATGAAGCCTTCAGTGGCTCACAAGTATTTTACAAGGCTCATAGCGATTGCAGCGCGACGTAAGACGTGGCCGTCGGGTCAGAGCCTAGTGCAAGCTGCTTTCGTCTTGTGGGGTTTACAGTTCGTGATTGCTGGGGAGAACGGTGTCGTTCTCAGGACACGTCTGCACTTGCTGCGCTGTGGCTGCAATCTGAATCTGGGTGAAATGCCGGATATCTCGAAACTGAGCGGGCTCTGGCAGGCCATTGCGAAGGCGCATTCCGCAGAGAACTTCTGGCGCGAAGTGTGCGCTGCAACGGTTCCCCAAGAGGAGGCTGCGCGATACATCCTCTCGCGTGGCGTTCCCAATCTCGGCGCTTTCCCCGCCCTCTCCAAGTCTCCAGGGTGGAAAGCACTGATAGGAGGAATGCATTCACGAGTTCGAGTGTATGACACCCTTCCCAAGGCATGCCTAAGTTGTTATCGAGTTCTTGCAGCTCGCGACCGCGATCAACTACAGCAACATGCCGCGATAACCCATTCATGTGGTTACACCCTACTTTGCACGGAGCTATGA
- a CDS encoding LysR family transcriptional regulator → MSGVDTKLLRAAVVLAEELNFCRAADKLHIGQSALSKQIIALEDFLGYELFFRDSRNVSTTPSGDIFVPEARLALLHQERAIQLSREAHRDREITLHVGKSPYTDPYLLSNLLSFRLPLFPNLKVHLTSKFTPELAHDLLNGTLDLAFLTGLPPTPRLSSVTVAQQSFFVAMLEDDDLAQYAEVKQHQLEGVSCILFERHVHPPLYDALRAATRAATKPGTSIHHIMTAEDASHFILRGFGVAILGQAGAWRIARNGITIRPLNVNGIGLETRLACRADSQARVISEFLRGFVKRIKESASAKQLRLGLAG, encoded by the coding sequence ATGTCTGGAGTCGATACCAAGCTGTTACGGGCCGCAGTTGTTCTAGCAGAAGAACTGAACTTCTGTCGTGCGGCGGACAAGCTCCACATCGGCCAATCCGCACTAAGCAAACAGATTATTGCCCTCGAAGATTTCCTGGGATACGAGTTGTTCTTCCGAGACAGTCGGAACGTATCGACAACCCCGTCCGGCGACATATTTGTTCCAGAAGCGCGCCTTGCTTTGCTGCATCAGGAACGAGCGATTCAGCTTTCCCGTGAGGCACACCGGGATCGTGAGATCACGCTCCACGTGGGAAAGTCGCCCTACACGGACCCTTACCTCTTGAGCAACCTGCTTTCATTTCGCCTGCCGCTTTTCCCGAATCTAAAGGTTCACTTGACCAGCAAGTTCACCCCTGAACTCGCGCACGATCTCCTGAATGGGACCCTCGATTTGGCCTTCCTCACCGGCCTTCCACCGACCCCGCGCCTCAGTTCTGTCACGGTTGCCCAGCAGTCCTTTTTTGTCGCCATGCTCGAAGACGATGATCTCGCGCAGTACGCGGAAGTGAAGCAGCATCAGCTCGAAGGTGTTTCCTGCATTTTGTTTGAACGGCATGTTCACCCGCCCTTGTATGACGCGCTGCGAGCTGCCACTAGGGCGGCGACGAAACCGGGAACCTCCATCCATCACATCATGACGGCGGAGGACGCATCCCATTTCATTCTGAGAGGGTTTGGCGTTGCTATCTTGGGGCAGGCTGGAGCCTGGCGCATTGCTCGAAATGGAATCACAATCCGGCCCCTGAATGTCAATGGAATTGGCCTGGAGACACGCCTTGCGTGTAGGGCGGATAGCCAAGCTCGGGTCATCAGCGAATTTCTGCGGGGCTTTGTGAAGCGCATCAAAGAATCTGCAAGCGCCAAACAGTTGCGTCTAGGGCTCGCCGGTTAG
- a CDS encoding helix-turn-helix domain-containing protein, giving the protein MAGALFNSETSSGEVRAIPSDKRNSDRRPEEEPPYKTSKYFLNADEAAEVLRMDSRTLVRWARLGQVPAHPMGEGKRRLWRFIESELICWLEGRGTPLRKPAASTIETAISARARRTA; this is encoded by the coding sequence ATGGCCGGCGCGCTTTTCAACTCAGAGACTTCATCAGGTGAAGTACGGGCTATTCCCTCGGACAAGCGTAACTCGGACCGACGACCAGAGGAAGAGCCCCCGTACAAGACCAGTAAATACTTTTTGAATGCCGACGAGGCGGCGGAGGTGCTCCGCATGGACAGCCGCACGCTGGTGCGATGGGCACGCCTGGGTCAGGTTCCAGCCCATCCTATGGGTGAGGGAAAGCGCCGGCTCTGGAGATTCATCGAGAGTGAGTTGATTTGTTGGCTGGAAGGGCGCGGAACGCCCCTGAGGAAACCCGCCGCGAGTACCATAGAGACAGCCATCAGCGCTCGTGCAAGGAGAACTGCATGA
- a CDS encoding tyrosine-type recombinase/integrase encodes MSRFQEGSILRLKRKSGSDVWVFRWYEELNGARTYRKVTIGSVDRFPARLDAENAVAALRRNINSEFRVPETVSELITHYRDNELTADRKAFATIEATSIYLDRHVQPKWGAKRLSEVRTVDVEKWLYELVYAPGTRSKIRNILSALFNHAMRHEWIDRNPITKVRTSSKRLREPDVLSPAEFAALLPELELRERTMVMLAGSTGLRRSELVALTWRDIDLELMQINVRRSCVRNHFGDTKTEASRKPVPLHPSVVLCLAEWRDESSYKADDDFLFPSVRLNGAKPLTPDMVLKKTIRPALERAGIQGKVIGWHSFRHSLATNLRAAGVDLKTAQELLRHANSRITLDVYTRAISATKREANDRVMQMVFDAGKKKLSAPSPAPS; translated from the coding sequence ATGAGTCGCTTTCAAGAAGGAAGCATATTGAGGCTGAAGCGCAAAAGCGGAAGCGATGTCTGGGTGTTCCGTTGGTACGAGGAGTTGAACGGAGCGCGCACCTATCGCAAAGTCACCATCGGATCGGTGGATAGATTTCCGGCTCGTCTCGACGCGGAAAACGCGGTCGCAGCGCTTCGGCGAAACATCAACTCCGAGTTCAGAGTGCCGGAAACGGTCTCCGAACTCATCACCCACTATCGCGACAACGAGCTGACCGCGGATCGAAAGGCGTTTGCCACCATTGAGGCGACCTCGATCTATCTCGACAGGCATGTTCAGCCCAAATGGGGCGCGAAACGCCTCTCGGAGGTCCGAACCGTTGACGTGGAGAAGTGGCTGTACGAACTGGTTTACGCTCCAGGCACGCGCAGCAAGATCCGCAACATTCTGTCGGCTCTGTTCAACCATGCCATGCGGCATGAGTGGATAGACCGTAACCCCATCACGAAGGTAAGAACGTCTTCGAAGCGGCTGCGGGAGCCGGATGTGCTCTCTCCAGCCGAGTTCGCTGCGCTCTTGCCGGAATTGGAGTTGCGGGAACGCACGATGGTGATGTTGGCGGGCAGCACCGGGCTTCGTCGGTCGGAACTGGTCGCGCTCACTTGGCGGGACATTGACCTGGAGCTTATGCAGATCAACGTCCGCCGCTCCTGCGTCCGCAACCACTTTGGCGATACGAAGACGGAGGCGAGCCGCAAGCCCGTCCCGCTTCATCCCTCTGTGGTCCTCTGCCTTGCCGAGTGGAGAGACGAGTCGTCCTACAAAGCCGACGACGACTTTCTCTTTCCCTCTGTGAGACTGAACGGCGCCAAACCACTGACGCCCGACATGGTTTTGAAGAAGACGATCCGGCCGGCACTGGAACGGGCCGGCATTCAGGGAAAGGTGATCGGTTGGCACAGCTTCCGCCACTCGCTCGCAACGAACCTGCGTGCTGCCGGCGTGGATCTCAAGACCGCGCAGGAGCTGTTGCGTCACGCCAACTCGCGCATCACGCTCGACGTTTACACCCGAGCGATATCGGCGACGAAGCGGGAAGCGAATGACAGGGTGATGCAGATGGTGTTTGACGCGGGGAAGAAGAAACTTTCAGCACCCTCTCCAGCACCCTCGTGA